The proteins below are encoded in one region of Maribacter aestuarii:
- a CDS encoding response regulator transcription factor — protein MTSIVLVEDNPTICENTAEILEMEGYTVITARNGKEGFQKIKANRPDIIICDVLMPEMNGLDLLAKLGLDSELKTIPFIFYSAKSERKDVQQGMDLGAYDYIVKPSDLGDLLASIQKCIKDKKHS, from the coding sequence ATGACCTCTATCGTACTCGTTGAGGATAATCCAACTATCTGTGAAAATACTGCGGAAATTCTAGAGATGGAAGGGTATACGGTTATCACGGCGAGAAATGGTAAAGAAGGTTTTCAAAAAATTAAGGCCAATCGTCCAGATATAATTATTTGTGATGTTCTTATGCCAGAAATGAATGGTCTTGACCTTTTGGCAAAGTTAGGATTGGATAGCGAACTAAAGACTATTCCATTTATATTTTATAGCGCAAAAAGCGAAAGAAAGGATGTACAACAAGGTATGGATCTTGGTGCATACGACTATATCGTAAAACCATCAGACCTTGGAGATCTCTTAGCATCGATTCAAAAATGTATTAAGGACAAAAAACATTCTTAA
- a CDS encoding BON domain-containing protein translates to MKTDVEIKDDVLDELAWQPNIDETEIGVIVENGIVTLSGVVNNFSKKIAAEKAVKSVEGVKAIASDIEVKYGNDFKKTDKEIAKAVVEALEWNSSVPEENLSVKVEDGWVYLSGEVKWSYQKNAAKRAVEKLLGVRSVINNISIKQDVKPTEVKERIEKAFERAAEIDAKNITVLTDGHTVTLKGKVHSIKEKEDAETAAYRAPGVFNVKNELKVQYYTEYA, encoded by the coding sequence ATGAAAACAGATGTAGAAATTAAAGATGATGTATTGGATGAATTGGCGTGGCAACCCAATATTGACGAAACAGAAATTGGAGTTATTGTTGAAAACGGAATAGTAACCCTCAGCGGTGTAGTCAACAACTTTTCTAAAAAAATTGCCGCGGAAAAGGCAGTTAAAAGTGTTGAAGGCGTTAAAGCGATAGCTAGTGACATTGAGGTAAAATACGGTAACGACTTTAAGAAAACCGACAAAGAGATTGCAAAGGCTGTTGTAGAGGCCTTGGAATGGAACTCTTCCGTGCCTGAAGAAAACCTGAGCGTAAAGGTAGAAGATGGCTGGGTATACCTTTCTGGCGAGGTTAAATGGAGCTATCAAAAAAATGCGGCAAAACGCGCGGTCGAGAAATTGCTGGGTGTTCGCAGTGTCATTAATAATATTTCCATAAAGCAGGATGTGAAGCCTACTGAAGTGAAGGAAAGGATTGAAAAAGCATTTGAACGCGCAGCCGAAATAGATGCAAAGAATATTACGGTCTTGACCGATGGTCATACGGTTACCCTAAAAGGCAAGGTCCACTCAATTAAAGAGAAGGAAGATGCCGAAACAGCCGCATATCGGGCCCCAGGTGTATTCAACGTAAAAAACGAGCTAAAGGTTCAATATTACACCGAGTATGCTTAG